One genomic region from Spirulina subsalsa PCC 9445 encodes:
- a CDS encoding TIGR03960 family B12-binding radical SAM protein, with product MVVAIESLLTPEIHKPARYLGNEVGAVHKPWDSAAVRWVLTYPEVYEVGASNLGHIILYNVLNAQPRQLCDRAYLPASDLAQKLRDTHTPLWALESRRPLLDFDILGFSLSYELGATNILEMLDLAGIPLTAQERLQTTSPQYPLIFAGGQTATSNPEPYADFFDFIALGDGEELLPEIGQALDEGKAAGLSREALLLKLAQEVKGVYVPHFYDMAEDGSVHPNHPDVPPRILRRVAAPRPEYSIGLVPHIQTVHDRLTVEIRRGCTRGCRFCQPGMLTRPARDVEPEKVVEAITEGMRATGHNEFSLLSLSCSDYLALPAVGMEIKNRLKDENIALSLPSQRVDRFDENIARIIGGTRQTGLTFAPEAGTQRMRDVINKGLTNEELLRGIKTAVEQGWDKVKLYFMIGLPGETDADILGIAETLRWLRRECATKGRKRLDFNVTISNFTPKPHTPFQWHSVSTAEFLRKQELLRQELRGMRGVKANFTDVRFSVMEDFLGRGDRTLAPVIRRAWQLGAGMDAWMEGLDQAFVAWEQAITESGLSWKYRQIEEGEWNVMESQNTPLESKRKRPQYSWDERLNARLPWDHINTGIDKDWLKADLQRALEAATVPDCAFEGCSQCGICGADFGQNIVIEPPPIPAFQGHFKPNQDRVQRLRVRFGKLGEMRLLSHLDLVRLWERVIRRAGIPISFNGGYHPMPRISITSALPLGMTSSGELVDFELTQRYEVGEFEQLLKEKLPAEIPVYEVQEIDLNSKSANRLLQQAEYTLLVADEGADWEGWINGVLDCSEIWFEKTTKSGKQQMINLRDRLFSLSKGTANSEQGTAKLHYRGSYTNEGVVLHPEHILFMLEQVSGQPLELLHAHREQLILGCLSPIP from the coding sequence TTGGTTGTTGCGATTGAAAGCCTACTTACCCCAGAAATCCATAAACCAGCCCGCTACTTAGGCAATGAAGTCGGAGCCGTGCATAAACCTTGGGACAGTGCCGCCGTGCGTTGGGTGCTGACTTATCCTGAAGTCTACGAGGTGGGGGCTTCTAACTTGGGGCATATTATTCTCTACAATGTGCTGAATGCCCAACCCCGTCAACTGTGCGATCGCGCCTATCTCCCCGCCTCCGACCTAGCCCAGAAACTTCGGGACACCCACACCCCCCTCTGGGCTTTAGAATCCCGTCGCCCCCTCCTCGATTTTGACATTCTCGGTTTTAGTCTCAGCTACGAATTAGGGGCAACCAATATCCTCGAAATGCTGGACTTAGCCGGAATTCCCCTCACGGCACAAGAACGCCTACAAACCACCTCCCCCCAGTACCCCCTCATTTTTGCCGGAGGACAAACGGCTACCTCAAACCCTGAACCCTACGCCGACTTTTTCGATTTTATCGCCCTGGGGGATGGGGAAGAACTCCTGCCAGAAATTGGCCAAGCCCTTGATGAGGGCAAGGCGGCCGGATTGTCTCGCGAGGCTCTATTACTTAAACTCGCCCAAGAAGTCAAAGGGGTTTATGTGCCTCACTTCTACGACATGGCCGAGGATGGGTCAGTGCATCCGAACCATCCCGACGTTCCCCCCCGGATTTTACGCCGCGTCGCCGCCCCCCGGCCGGAATATTCCATTGGTTTAGTCCCCCATATCCAAACGGTACACGATCGCCTGACGGTGGAAATTCGCCGGGGATGTACGCGAGGCTGCCGTTTTTGCCAGCCCGGAATGTTAACCCGCCCCGCCCGGGATGTGGAGCCGGAAAAGGTGGTAGAAGCCATTACCGAGGGGATGCGGGCGACGGGACATAATGAGTTTTCCCTCTTATCCCTCTCCTGTTCCGATTATTTAGCCCTGCCTGCGGTGGGGATGGAGATTAAAAACCGCCTCAAAGATGAAAATATTGCCCTCTCCTTACCCAGTCAACGGGTAGATCGATTTGATGAAAATATTGCCCGAATTATCGGCGGCACAAGGCAAACGGGCTTAACCTTTGCCCCAGAAGCGGGAACCCAACGGATGCGGGATGTGATTAATAAGGGCCTCACCAATGAGGAGTTATTACGGGGCATTAAAACGGCCGTTGAACAGGGCTGGGATAAGGTGAAGCTGTATTTTATGATTGGCTTGCCGGGAGAAACCGATGCGGACATTTTAGGCATTGCGGAAACCCTGCGCTGGCTGCGGCGAGAATGTGCGACTAAGGGGCGCAAACGCCTTGATTTTAATGTCACTATCTCGAATTTTACCCCCAAACCCCACACCCCCTTTCAGTGGCATTCTGTCTCAACGGCGGAGTTTTTGCGCAAACAGGAGTTACTGCGCCAAGAGTTGCGGGGAATGCGGGGGGTGAAGGCGAATTTTACCGATGTGCGCTTTTCGGTGATGGAGGATTTTCTGGGACGAGGCGATCGCACGCTGGCCCCTGTCATCCGTCGGGCTTGGCAATTAGGGGCGGGGATGGATGCTTGGATGGAAGGGTTAGATCAAGCCTTTGTCGCTTGGGAACAGGCGATTACAGAATCCGGCCTCAGTTGGAAATACCGCCAAATTGAGGAGGGGGAATGGAACGTCATGGAGTCCCAAAACACCCCTCTAGAGTCCAAACGCAAGCGCCCCCAATATTCTTGGGATGAGCGCCTCAACGCCCGTTTACCTTGGGATCACATCAACACAGGCATTGATAAAGACTGGCTTAAAGCCGATCTACAACGGGCTTTAGAAGCCGCCACGGTTCCCGATTGTGCCTTTGAAGGGTGTTCTCAATGTGGCATCTGTGGGGCGGATTTTGGGCAAAATATCGTCATTGAACCCCCACCCATTCCCGCCTTCCAAGGGCATTTTAAGCCCAATCAAGACCGGGTTCAGCGCCTGCGGGTGCGTTTTGGCAAATTAGGGGAAATGCGCCTCCTGAGCCACCTTGACCTGGTGCGACTGTGGGAACGGGTGATCCGCCGCGCTGGGATTCCTATTTCCTTTAATGGGGGATATCACCCCATGCCGCGCATTTCCATCACCTCGGCGTTACCTTTGGGCATGACCAGTTCCGGGGAGTTGGTGGATTTTGAACTAACTCAACGCTATGAGGTGGGCGAGTTTGAGCAGTTGCTGAAGGAGAAACTTCCGGCGGAGATTCCGGTGTATGAAGTCCAAGAGATTGATCTAAACAGTAAGTCCGCCAACCGTTTGTTACAACAGGCCGAATATACCCTCTTAGTGGCCGATGAGGGGGCAGACTGGGAGGGCTGGATTAACGGCGTGTTGGACTGTTCAGAGATTTGGTTTGAGAAAACCACTAAGTCCGGGAAACAACAAATGATTAACCTGCGCGATCGCCT